AACCGGGAGCAGCTTGAGGAGCAGATTCAGGTTATGACGGGCGGATATGGAGCCGACAGCGTTATTCTGTGCGCAAGCGGTCCCGGGGAGGAACTCATCAACTCTTCGATGTCATGGATTCGGGATAAGGGAAAAATCGTCATTGTCGGCGATTTGTCCATGACTTACGCCCGGGACCGGATGTTTGGCAAGGAGGCGCAGGTGCTCATATCGCGAGCAGGCGGTCCGGGCCGTTACGACGCAAGCTATGAACTCAACAATACGGATTACCCGATCGGCTTTGTGCGCTGGACGGAAGGCCGCAACATCGCCGAGTATATTCGTCTGTTGGCGGAAGGGAGAATATCGGTTAAACCGCTGATCTCGCATGTGGTCCCCGTGGATGAAGCGGACAAGGCTTATGAGCGGTATGGCCCTGGATCAACGACGCTGGGGACGATATTTAACTACGCGGACAACGCTTGAGTTCCGGGAATGGGATTCCGGCACAGGAATGGAAGAGGAAACATGATAGCTGTCTTTCCGAGCAGTGATGGCGCTGCAGAAAGGCGGCTTTTTGCTTGCGTCGGAATCAATTCCGTCAAACTATTAATTTACAATAATATACAATTCTATTATACTAGTAGTAGATATGAATAATATCTTTTGTTATATGGAGGCAGTTACATATCTAATTTTCTTGATATTAATACATATAAGCAGCGTTCCTCGTTTCCATCGATTATTGGAAGGGTGGTGGTTGATTCGAAACCGGTTTACCAGGCTGTAGTGGTAATGGCTTTCCAATTCGAAAAACAAAGGAGCGAAGCGTGATGAAAGTATTCCGAAATTCGATCATCCGTAAGTCTGCTGTGTTGTTCTGCGCTGTTCTACTGATCTTGCCAGCCGGATTGTCTCTGGCGGCCAACAAGCCGTTTCCCCAGCATACGTCGTATACAAGCGGTTCGATTAAACCGAACAATGTGACGCAGTCAGCGATGGACAATGCGGTCAAGAGCAAATGGAACAGCTGGAAAGGGTCTTTCCTGAAGCCTGCAGCGACAGGGCAATATTACGTAAAATACAATTCGGCGGGCGAGACGGTGTCCGAGGCTCATGGCTACGGGATGCTCTTCACCGTTCTGATGGCGGGATACGATAGTAATGCCCAGTCGTATTTCGACGGACTTTATCGCTATTATAAAGCGCATCCGAGTAATAACAATCCGTATCTGATGGCTTGGAAGCAGAACAGCAGCTTTCAGAATATAGGGGGAGCCAATTCGGCAACGGACGGCGATATGGACATTGCCTACGCACTCCTGCTTGCGGACAAGCAGTGGGGAAGCAGCGGGGCGATCAATTACCTGCAGGCAGCAAAGGATATGATCAATGCCATCATGAGCAATGACGTTAATCAGTCGCAGTGGACGCTGCGCTTAGGCGATTGGGCAACAAGCGGCATCTTCGACACCGCTACGCGGCCATCGGATTTCATGCTGAACCATATGAAGGCATTCCGTGCGGCTACCGGCGATGCCCGCTGGGATAACGTCATTAATAAAACCTATACCATCATCAACTCCATCTATAACGGCTACAGCTCCAATACCGGCTTGCTTCCGGATTTCGTAGTCATGTCGGACAGCAATTATCAGCCTGCAGAAGCGGGATTCCTGGAGGGGGCAAATGACGGGAAGTATTATTATAATTCGTCCCGGACCCCTTGGCGGATTACGACCGACTATCTGATGACCGGCGATACGCGCGCGCTGAATCAATTGAACAAGATGAACACGTTCATTAAATCAGCCACAAGCAGCAGTCCTGCCAACATCAAGGCAGGGTATAACCTGAACGGCAGTGCACTGGTGACTTATAATAGTGGGGCGTTCTATGCTCCTTTTGGCGTAAGTGCGATGACTTCGTCCAGCCACCAGAGCTGGCTGAATTCGGTATGGAGTTACACGGCGAATGCATCCGCCGAGGGATATTATGAGGAAAGCATCAAGCTGTTCTCGATGATCGTCATGTCGGGTAACTGGTGGACATATTAACGCATGACGCCCTTTAATTTTATGTAAACATAAAACAAAACCCTGATCCGCATTGGATCAGGGTTTTGTTAGGTCTTTCCTACCAATAATTGATTTGTAGCCATAAATAATAAGAATTTGCATTGATATTTCATGCCGAGCAGTGTTAATATCTTATCAAATATAAAACATTTTATATTAATCTAAATTAAACAGCGACGAATTTACGAAACAAACATCTTGGTTTTTCATTTATGTAAGGGTTTACAAAAAACGGGGACGAAGGGAGAATCATATGCACAAGAGCATGCTGAGTAAGACGGCTGCGGCAGGGATAGCCGCAGTTTTAATGGTGGGAGGTTTAGGCGCTTCAGGCCAAGGACCTGCAGCGAGCGGTCCTGAGGTATACGCGCAGGAGGCGCAGGAGACGCAGGTGAAGAAGGGAGAGAAAGCGCCTATATTCCGAGAGGCATCCGTCCATGATCCGTCCGTCATCAAGACAGGGGATATATACTATGTGTTCGGTTCTCATCTGGCCGCCGCAAAATCGAAGGATTTGATGAGCTGGAACATGGTGGCGTCGGGGGTCTCGAATGGCAACCCGCTGATTCCGAACGTGACGGAGGAATTGAAAGAAACGCTGGAATGGGCACAGAGCGATACCTTGTGGGCAGCGGATGTGATTCAGCTTGCCGACGGCAAATTCTATATGTACTACAATGCTTGCAAAGGGGATTCCCCCCGCTCGGCTATGGGCATCGCTGTAGCCGATCAGATCGAAGGCCCGTATAAGGACACCGGCATTATTCTGAAATCCGGCATGTGGGACGAGATCAGTGAGGATGGAACCGTCTATGATGCAACGAAGCACCCGAATGTGGTGGATCCGGATGTGTTCTTTGATAAGAACGGCAAGCTGTGGATGGTATACGGCTCCTATTCCGGCGGGATTTTTATAATGGAGCTGGATCCTAAGACCGGAAAACCGCTGCCTGGACAGGGATACGGCAAGAAGCTGCTCGGCGGCAACCACAGCCGGATTGAAGGGCCGTACATGCTCTACAACCCGACCACGGACTATTACTACCTGTATTTGTCCTACGGGGGATTGGATGCGGTTGGCGGCTACAATATGCGGGTCGTCCGCTCCAAAAATCCGGATGGTCCTTTTTACGATGCGGAGGGCAACGATATGAGAGAGGTGAAGGCCGATCCTTCCCTTCCGATTTTTGATGACCGATCGATTGAGCCGTATGGCGTGAAACTGATGGGCAACTACTTGTTCAAGCGCTTGATCGGCGATCCGGGAACGGGGATCGGCACCGGGGCTGTATCGCCGGGCCATAACTCCGTCTATTATGATGAACAGAGCGGAAGAACATTCCTAATCTTTCACAGCCGCTTTCCGCAGCGGGGAGAAGAGCATGAAATCCGGGTGCATGAATTGTATATGAACCAGGACGGCTGGCCGGTAGCGGCTCCATACCGCTATGCGGGTGAAGAAGCCAAAGAAGCCAAGAAAATTACGCCGAATGATGCAGCCGGAGACTACAAGCTGATTCAACATGGGAAAGATATTTCGTCCGTTATTAAAGAATCGATGCCGATTGAGCTTCATAAGAACGGTAAAGTGACGGGCGGAGCATCCGGGACATGGAAGATCAGCGGCAAGCGGGATGTGCTGCTTACTCTGGATGGAGAGAGTTATAAAGGCGTACTGACTCTGCAGTGGGACCCGGAAGGGAAGCGGCAGGCGATGACCTTTACGGCTCTCTCGGCCGATGGCACAGCTGTGTGGGGCGCACGTCAGCTTGATCGAAGCGACAAGGAACTCGTGGATGCCGTGCAGAAGGACCTGTCTCTCGGGGATGTGAGCGGGGTTTTCTACGATCTTGATCTGCCGTCAGAGGGTTCCGGCGGTGCGGTTATTCGCTGGAGTTCCTCTCATTCCCAGGTCGTATCAGCGGAAGGGAAGGTCCATCGTCCTGCTGCCGGGGCCGGGGACGCGAAGGTTACGCTGACCGCTCAGATTACGAAAGGCAAAGCGAAGACTTCCAAGACCTTTGACGTGACCGTGTTGCAGCAGTCAGCAGGGCCGCTGCTGCTGAATTATCCATTCAGTGAGAATGAGGGCGGCTCGGTATTAGACAACTCGGATAATGGATTTCATGGCAAGGTCCTTGGAGGAGTCCAGTGGAATGAGAAGAGCCGGCAGGGAGGCGGAATGGACTTTGGCGGCTCGGACGGCTATATTGAACTGCCGAATCGGGTTGCGGATACAGAGGACTTTACCTTTGCTGCTTGGGTATATTGGAAGGGTGGAGCACCGTGGCAGAGAGTGCTGGACGTAGGGAACGGACTTGCCAGGCATATGTTTCTGACACCATCCCAACATTCGGGCGTTCTTCAATTCACGCTTCATGGCAGCATGGGAGATCAGAGCCTCCTGTCAAAGGCACCACTGCCGAGCAATGAATGGACGCACGTTGCGGTCACGCTGCAAGGGGATGCCGGTAAGCTGTACGTGAACGGTCAAGTCGTAGCATCCGGTGATCATATGAAGCTGAATCCGAATGAACTGCTGGCAACGGAAGCTTATTTAGGTAAAAGCCGTTTTGCGGCCGACCCTTATTTTAACGGGAGCTTGGATGAGGTGCGGATTTACAACGTGGCGCTAACCGACAGCGAAATCAAGAAGCTGGCGGAATGACTTTACACGATGAATCATGAGTTATGCGTGCAGACTACCGTCTGCACGCTTTTTGTATTGGCGTTTAAATAAACGGTTGACAGGAGGATGTATTTCATATATCTTAATATTAAGTTAAGTGACTATATAAAAGTTAGTTGATTGAAAGGGGTAAGTTTAAAGTGTTTAAACGTTAGCGAAGATGAAGCTGGTTAATCATTCTATATGTATATATCTTTAAATCAAGATATCGGTGAACGGTGTCGATGGATTTCTATAAATTATGAAAATGAAAAATAAAATGGAGGCGATTAAAATGGCTATAGATATTGGATTGTTGTTACTTCGTTTGGTGGTTGGTTTGTCGTTCATGGCGCACGGCGCGCAGAAGCTGTTTGGATGGTTTGGCGGTTACGGCCCCAAAGGGACCGGCGGCTGGATGGAATCGGTTGGCATTAAGCCTGGTGTCACAATTGCGGTGTTGTCAGGACTGATGGAGCTGGTTGGCGGGCTGTTGTTCGCGGCTGGATTTCTCACGGTGCTCGGTGCAGCGCTCATCACGCTGACGATGCTGGGTGCAATCGTGAAGGTGCATGGCCGAAACGGGTATTGGTCTACAGCGAATGGGTACGAGTATAATCTGCTGTTGATCGCAGTCGCAGTTGCACTGGTATTCACGGGTGCGGGTGCATATTCACTGGATGCGGTAATCTTTAACTAATCGATGATGGAGGCGTGCGGATATGAGTGATCTGACAACATTAATTAAGAGCCGGAGATCGGCCAATCGGTTTATGGAAGGGATCGAAATTCCGGATCAGGATTTGAATGATATATTTAATGAAGTTAAATATGCGCCTTCGGCTTTTAATTTGCAGCATACACACTATGTTGTAGTTAAGCTTCCCGATGTCAAGCACAAGGTTTACGAAGCCGCCCACAAGCAGCATAAGATACTCACCGCGTCGGCCGTCATCGTTGTGCTGGGGAACCGGCAGGCCTACCGGGAAATCGGGAGAATGAATGAGGGTTTCCTGAATTTGGGCGTGATCGACAAGCTCGAATATGACATGACGGTTGAATCCGTCACGAACTTTTATGAAGCGGGCGGAGAATCCTTCATGAGGGATGAAGCCATCCGCAATGCCAGCCTATCTGCGATGTTAATGATGATGGTGGCTAAAGACAAGGGGTGGGATACCTGCCCGATGATCGGTTTTGATCCCGAGATTCTGCAGAAGGAACTGAACATTCCGGATTCTTATGTGCCTGCCATGCTGATCGCGATTGGCAAGGAGGATGCAAGAAAGCCACGTCCCCGGGGCTATCGCAAGCCTGTATTGGAATTTGTAAGCTATAATCGATTTTAAATGATGCATAATATGAGAAGGAGCTCCCGCTGCAAGTCTTTAGATCTGGCGGGAGCTTTTTTTCATCTACAATGATAAACATTCCCCTCTGTTATGACGATGATGAATATAAAGAGATCGGTGCAGCGCCAATCCTAAATACGATTGTATTCGTTATATATGGAGGTGAACGAAGTGAAGACGAGGAAGAGGCCGTATCTGCGATCCGGACAGATCCTAATTATGGCTGTCATGACGATGATGTTAATGGTGGCATGCACGAAGGAGGTACCGGAATCCGTATCCGTACAGCAAACCGCCGCCACGCTGAGCGCAGGAGAAGCTGGAAATGCATCGGAAATGCAGCCGCCAGCTAGGGAGAGTTTGCGTACGGCATTCCATTCGGAAGAGCAAAGCCATCACCAGGTTAAGCAAGAAGTAGAGCCGCCAGCGGGGGAGTCCAACCATGATCCGATTGAAGCGGTTCTCAACATGTATGAGGCTCTTCAGGCTAACGATTCTGCATCGTATTTCCGTCATGCTGACATTGCGAGCGTCCGTATGTCCCCCGCCATGCTGAAGGTGTTGTTCGAAGACGCCGGCAAGCGTGAGGTGAGACCGGAACGATTCAAGCTTTTTGATAAGGAGGGGCTGGATGGGGAAAGTCGCCAGCTGCTATCACTTACGTACGGCAGCCAGGCCGAGGTTGTGCTGGAGGAGCTAAGTCAGGGCGATCATAACTTGTGGTTTGTGACGGCGTTCCCGGATGGGCTTAAAGTGGTGGAGCAATCCACGATCTACCCCGGGGCCTATGAGCTTGGAAGAGAGGCGACAATGGAAGAGCTTATCGCTATAGAGATCCAGCATACGGCGGAAGACAGGACATTTCTGGCAGCAAAAGCGAAGCAGCCTGTATGGAGTCCGGTACAGACCGTTTCCTTGCTGTATCAGGCAGCACAGGCGGAGGATGCGGAAACCTTTTATGCGATATCGGGTGGAGACGAGGGATACTTTTCGGGTCAGTACGTCCGGGACATGGTGGAATTTACGGAATGGATGAGAGCTTTTGAAAGCGTGCAGCATATTTCAATCGAATCGGTTCCGCAGGAGAATTTGGCTGGGAGTTATAGAGAAGAATATAATAAAAGCTTTGGCGACGCATGGCGATTCATTGTGGCTTGGGACCCGAAGGATGAAGCAGGATACCAAGGGACATACTGGATTATGGCGCCTGGCGAAGACGGAATTCGATATGTGGTAAAGCAGACGCTTACTGCCAATCTGGAATCATTTTTTAGATGAGGAATAAATATATACATAAACCTTAGTAAACATAGAAGCCCCGCTCATCAGAGCAGGGTTTCTATGTTATCGTCATGACCTTGGCAAATTACGGCTGAAGATTTTGGAGCATATCCATCGTTTCGTTAATTTTAGTGATGGTTTGAACGATGTTGGAATTCTGGAAGTCGGTCACTCCGTTCTGGATTTGATCCATGTAGCCGTTGATGTCGGTCAGCAGCGTGTCGTTTAAACCGACCAGCTGTTCATGGATGGACTGCGCAAAGGCAGGGGCATCAATGCCATTAAACTCCGAAATCCGGGTTTTCATCGCCTCGAGCTCTTGGGTCAGCGTTTCCTTGGCATCTGTATTCGTGGCGGCCTGCTGGGCAAGCTCCGGAATGGACTCGGCAAATTGGGTTGTTTCATTTATAAAAGTGGTGGCTTCCTTCGTATAATCCAAGGAATTGTTCACGCTGTCCACCAAGGAACAGCCGGAGAGAACTCCCAGAACAAGTGAAATCAACATTAATCTTTTGATCATTTCTCATCCTCCTGTCGTCTAAACGCAGTTCTTATACGTTGTATACGTATGGCAAGGAGAATGGTTGTATTTTTTTCGTAGTCTCCTTTTTGGATGATTATGTATTAGACGAGGAGGATTTCGCCATTGTTGCAGCGTTACTTGGAAAAAATTCTATGCTAGATGGCTCCGAGGAGGATTAAGTATCAAATTCTTAGTTTCTGCCGGAAGCGCAAATACCCCGCAAGCCAAATGGCTGCGGAGCAGGGTTGAACCTGGGCGCGCGTATCGCGGGTCGATTGCATTTTTCACGATGATGGTTAGTAGTCCAGAATAGAAGCAGGAACAGCAGGCCAGGTTAGATCTGTCTTGCTTCCAGCCGTCTGGCGATGACGGACAGAAGATAATTCAGCGTGAAGTACAGCAAGGACGCAAAAACAAGGGCGGGTATTACATAGTCATAGCTGGAACCGCTAAGAATCTGCACATTGCGCATCAGCTCAGGCAGTGAAATGATTACGGCGAGCGATGTGTCTTTAATGAGCGAGATGAACTGGCTCACCATGGGCGGGGACATTCGGCGCAGCGCCAGCGGGAGAATCACGTGCCGCAATGTCTGCATATAAGAGAGACCCGAGGCCCGGGCCGCTTCAATCTGGCCTTTATCCACCGATACGAGGCCGCTGCGGACAATTTCGGCGATCATGGCTCCTTCAAAGATGCTCAGGCCGACGACGGCCGCCCAGAAGGTGGGGATTCGAATCCCGGTCTGCGGCAGAACCATGCCGATGAAGAAAATGATCAGCAAGAGCGGCAGATTGCGGATTATATCCACGAATATGGCCGTTGTCCTCGACAGGAAGGGTGTTTTCGTATATCTCACGGTCCCGAGCACGGTTCCAATGATGAAGCTGAATACAATGGATAAGCCGGCAACCTGCACCGTGATCCAAAAGCCTTGAAGGAGATATCGCAGATTCGGCCAGGAGTACGCACCGATAAAATCCATCTCATGCCACCTCCTGTTTATTAGGCAAACTTGCGTTTAACGTCAATTGCTTCTCGCAAAGCGGCGCTCCATGTAATGGACGGCCAGGCTGAGCGGTATGGTCAGGAGCAGGTAGAACAGGGCCACAAACGTATAGACGGGAATGCCTTTAAAGGTGCTCAGGTTAATCAGATCGGCATAATACATCAGGTCCAGTCCGGCGATAACGCCGAGGACCGAGGAGTTTTTGACCAGATTGATCAATTGGTTGCCGATCGCCGGCAGTACGATTTTGATCGCCTGCGGAAGAATGATGTAGCGCATATTCTGGATATAACTCAGCCCGGAGGAGCGAGCCGCCTCCGACTGTCCGGAGGGTACCGCCTGGATCCCCGCCCGAATGGCTTCGGCAATGAAGGCGGCCGTATACACCATCAGCCCAAGCGTACCCGAAGTAAACGGGTCAACCGGTATGCCGAGAGAGGGCAGGCCCAGGAAAAAGAAAAAGACAACCACCAAGAGCGGAATGTTGCGGATAAACTCAACATAGATGGCGCCGATGGCTTTCAATATGCGGAATGGGGCAATCCGCAGGATAGCGATCAAGGTGCCCAGCACCAGGCTGCCGATCAGCCCAAGCAGGCTGGCGAGAATGGTCTGGCCCAGGCCAGCCATGAATTGATCCCAATGCTGAACCAGAATGTTAAAATCCCACAAGGTCAAAATGCCTCACCTCCAATGGGGGATGATGGTCGTTTAGCCGGTCAAAAGTAGCCAGGCTGTTCCGTCCGATAATAGGGGGGAACCTGATTGGAGCCATGACACCTTAAGCCCGGCCGACCATTATATGCTTGCGGTTATTCCGGTTTTACGCCCATCCATTGCTCATACAGTTTGTCGTATTCGCCGCTATCCTTCAGCTCCTTCAACAGCTCGTTGACGGTTTTCACGAACTCCGGATTCCCTTTTTTGATGGCCATGCCGTAGGGTTCATCCGTAAAGTTGCCGCCGACCAGCTCAAAGCTGGGGTCCTGCTGCTGCATGCCGAGGAGGATGGAATTGTCGGTGGTCAGGGCATCGCCCTGTCCCGCTTTGAGGGCGGTGAAGGCGTCCTGATAGTTCTCGAATTCGAGAATGACCGCGTCGGGCGCTTTCTCGCGGATATTTTGCGCAGAGGTAGAGCCCTTTACGGTAAGCACCTTCGTATCCTTGTTCAGGCTTTCCAGACCCGTGATCGGGCTTCCCTTCTTCACGAGCAGCGATTGGCCGGCTTCAAAATACACATCGCTGAAGTCCACCTGCTCCTTGCGCTCCTCCGTTATAGTCATCGTGGCGATAATGATGTCAATGTCCCCGTTCTTCAGCATGTCGATCCGGGTTTTGGAGGTAACCTCCTTCAGCTCGACTTTGGTCTCGTCACCGAGAATTTTTTTGGCCAGCGCTTTGGCGATGTCGATATCAAAGCCCTCCACATTGCCGGAGGCAGGGTCCTGCAGCCCAAACAGCTTCGTATCATATTTCACCCCGGCTACAAGCTTGCCCCGTTTCTTGATCGCCTCGAGGGTGTCCGTATTCCCGGAACCTCCGCATCCGGATGCGACCAGCATGATGACTAAAGCTAGCAGGGCCGCGCTCCACTTGAAGGTCCTCGTCAATCTTTTCTTCATACACCAGATCCCCCTTAAAGATATGATTTCTCTTACTAAGCAAGCTCCTAAAGAGCCAAGCGGCAATTTCTTTCCGC
This Paenibacillus sp. JZ16 DNA region includes the following protein-coding sequences:
- a CDS encoding LamG-like jellyroll fold domain-containing protein codes for the protein MHKSMLSKTAAAGIAAVLMVGGLGASGQGPAASGPEVYAQEAQETQVKKGEKAPIFREASVHDPSVIKTGDIYYVFGSHLAAAKSKDLMSWNMVASGVSNGNPLIPNVTEELKETLEWAQSDTLWAADVIQLADGKFYMYYNACKGDSPRSAMGIAVADQIEGPYKDTGIILKSGMWDEISEDGTVYDATKHPNVVDPDVFFDKNGKLWMVYGSYSGGIFIMELDPKTGKPLPGQGYGKKLLGGNHSRIEGPYMLYNPTTDYYYLYLSYGGLDAVGGYNMRVVRSKNPDGPFYDAEGNDMREVKADPSLPIFDDRSIEPYGVKLMGNYLFKRLIGDPGTGIGTGAVSPGHNSVYYDEQSGRTFLIFHSRFPQRGEEHEIRVHELYMNQDGWPVAAPYRYAGEEAKEAKKITPNDAAGDYKLIQHGKDISSVIKESMPIELHKNGKVTGGASGTWKISGKRDVLLTLDGESYKGVLTLQWDPEGKRQAMTFTALSADGTAVWGARQLDRSDKELVDAVQKDLSLGDVSGVFYDLDLPSEGSGGAVIRWSSSHSQVVSAEGKVHRPAAGAGDAKVTLTAQITKGKAKTSKTFDVTVLQQSAGPLLLNYPFSENEGGSVLDNSDNGFHGKVLGGVQWNEKSRQGGGMDFGGSDGYIELPNRVADTEDFTFAAWVYWKGGAPWQRVLDVGNGLARHMFLTPSQHSGVLQFTLHGSMGDQSLLSKAPLPSNEWTHVAVTLQGDAGKLYVNGQVVASGDHMKLNPNELLATEAYLGKSRFAADPYFNGSLDEVRIYNVALTDSEIKKLAE
- a CDS encoding transporter substrate-binding domain-containing protein yields the protein MKKRLTRTFKWSAALLALVIMLVASGCGGSGNTDTLEAIKKRGKLVAGVKYDTKLFGLQDPASGNVEGFDIDIAKALAKKILGDETKVELKEVTSKTRIDMLKNGDIDIIIATMTITEERKEQVDFSDVYFEAGQSLLVKKGSPITGLESLNKDTKVLTVKGSTSAQNIREKAPDAVILEFENYQDAFTALKAGQGDALTTDNSILLGMQQQDPSFELVGGNFTDEPYGMAIKKGNPEFVKTVNELLKELKDSGEYDKLYEQWMGVKPE
- a CDS encoding glycosyl hydrolase family 8, with amino-acid sequence MKVFRNSIIRKSAVLFCAVLLILPAGLSLAANKPFPQHTSYTSGSIKPNNVTQSAMDNAVKSKWNSWKGSFLKPAATGQYYVKYNSAGETVSEAHGYGMLFTVLMAGYDSNAQSYFDGLYRYYKAHPSNNNPYLMAWKQNSSFQNIGGANSATDGDMDIAYALLLADKQWGSSGAINYLQAAKDMINAIMSNDVNQSQWTLRLGDWATSGIFDTATRPSDFMLNHMKAFRAATGDARWDNVINKTYTIINSIYNGYSSNTGLLPDFVVMSDSNYQPAEAGFLEGANDGKYYYNSSRTPWRITTDYLMTGDTRALNQLNKMNTFIKSATSSSPANIKAGYNLNGSALVTYNSGAFYAPFGVSAMTSSSHQSWLNSVWSYTANASAEGYYEESIKLFSMIVMSGNWWTY
- a CDS encoding DoxX family protein, translated to MAIDIGLLLLRLVVGLSFMAHGAQKLFGWFGGYGPKGTGGWMESVGIKPGVTIAVLSGLMELVGGLLFAAGFLTVLGAALITLTMLGAIVKVHGRNGYWSTANGYEYNLLLIAVAVALVFTGAGAYSLDAVIFN
- a CDS encoding amino acid ABC transporter permease, with amino-acid sequence MTLWDFNILVQHWDQFMAGLGQTILASLLGLIGSLVLGTLIAILRIAPFRILKAIGAIYVEFIRNIPLLVVVFFFFLGLPSLGIPVDPFTSGTLGLMVYTAAFIAEAIRAGIQAVPSGQSEAARSSGLSYIQNMRYIILPQAIKIVLPAIGNQLINLVKNSSVLGVIAGLDLMYYADLINLSTFKGIPVYTFVALFYLLLTIPLSLAVHYMERRFARSN
- a CDS encoding nitroreductase family protein — encoded protein: MSDLTTLIKSRRSANRFMEGIEIPDQDLNDIFNEVKYAPSAFNLQHTHYVVVKLPDVKHKVYEAAHKQHKILTASAVIVVLGNRQAYREIGRMNEGFLNLGVIDKLEYDMTVESVTNFYEAGGESFMRDEAIRNASLSAMLMMMVAKDKGWDTCPMIGFDPEILQKELNIPDSYVPAMLIAIGKEDARKPRPRGYRKPVLEFVSYNRF
- a CDS encoding DUF6376 family protein produces the protein MIKRLMLISLVLGVLSGCSLVDSVNNSLDYTKEATTFINETTQFAESIPELAQQAATNTDAKETLTQELEAMKTRISEFNGIDAPAFAQSIHEQLVGLNDTLLTDINGYMDQIQNGVTDFQNSNIVQTITKINETMDMLQNLQP
- a CDS encoding amino acid ABC transporter permease; protein product: MDFIGAYSWPNLRYLLQGFWITVQVAGLSIVFSFIIGTVLGTVRYTKTPFLSRTTAIFVDIIRNLPLLLIIFFIGMVLPQTGIRIPTFWAAVVGLSIFEGAMIAEIVRSGLVSVDKGQIEAARASGLSYMQTLRHVILPLALRRMSPPMVSQFISLIKDTSLAVIISLPELMRNVQILSGSSYDYVIPALVFASLLYFTLNYLLSVIARRLEARQI